The following proteins are co-located in the Noviherbaspirillum sp. UKPF54 genome:
- a CDS encoding Panacea domain-containing protein, translating into MTNRFLLHNFFKDGIILGYSAGSFSWKTPLNVNRDRLINAIVFFAKNTAYCGKIKLFKLLYMLDFEHFRQTGKSVTGFDYQAWKFGPVPVRLMEEWEQLDEDMAAAIHIVEEPVIDYVRQTVKVNEGVDFNDDDFTPRQLRIMNALAEQYRETRSPAMIDVTHAQNGAWDKIWRDGAGASKQIPYELAIPDDAPERETLLEIAKEQQMYEASMAAERPQNLH; encoded by the coding sequence TTGACAAACCGCTTTCTTTTGCATAATTTCTTTAAAGATGGGATAATTTTGGGTTATTCTGCTGGCTCCTTTTCGTGGAAGACGCCTTTGAACGTCAATCGAGACCGACTTATCAACGCAATAGTGTTTTTTGCAAAGAACACAGCGTATTGCGGAAAGATTAAGCTCTTCAAACTGCTTTACATGCTTGACTTCGAGCATTTCCGGCAGACTGGCAAGAGCGTGACGGGCTTCGACTATCAAGCATGGAAGTTCGGTCCGGTCCCAGTTCGGCTTATGGAGGAGTGGGAACAGCTAGACGAAGACATGGCGGCTGCAATTCACATAGTAGAAGAGCCTGTAATCGATTATGTCCGTCAGACCGTAAAGGTTAATGAGGGCGTTGATTTTAACGACGACGACTTTACGCCCCGCCAGCTCCGTATTATGAATGCGCTTGCCGAGCAGTATCGGGAAACCCGATCACCTGCAATGATTGATGTTACACATGCCCAGAATGGGGCTTGGGACAAAATCTGGCGTGACGGTGCGGGCGCGAGTAAGCAAATCCCCTATGAGCTCGCAATCCCCGACGACGCACCAGAACGCGAGACTTTGCTAGAAATAGCAAAAGAGCAGCAGATGTATGAAGCATCAATGGCAGCAGAGCGGCCTCAAAACCTCCACTGA
- a CDS encoding BRO family protein: MSTINSASTLYYNSTPVRVVSIDGRPWFIAADVFKCLGVVNTTTAVKSLRHDEVRLTEVLAQRPMQALSEKGLRKKLMRSTKPEAHALLDWALHEAIPAHREAATTEEQAKRDTVQRLAARVAELEQRLSTLAVLAKGVPHPIQAALRTQ, from the coding sequence ATGTCTACCATTAACAGCGCCAGCACCTTGTACTACAACAGCACACCTGTGCGGGTAGTCAGCATCGATGGTCGGCCTTGGTTCATTGCCGCTGATGTCTTCAAGTGCCTAGGTGTCGTGAACACCACCACGGCAGTAAAGTCTCTACGCCATGACGAAGTGCGCTTGACTGAGGTACTAGCTCAGCGTCCAATGCAAGCTTTGTCCGAAAAGGGGCTCCGCAAGAAGCTTATGCGCTCTACGAAACCCGAGGCACATGCCTTGCTTGACTGGGCATTGCATGAAGCAATCCCAGCGCATAGGGAAGCGGCCACGACAGAGGAGCAAGCCAAGCGGGATACAGTACAGCGCCTAGCCGCGAGAGTGGCAGAACTGGAGCAGAGACTCTCCACCCTCGCTGTACTCGCAAAGGGTGTACCGCACCCAATACAAGCCGCCTTGCGCACGCAGTGA
- a CDS encoding recombinase family protein, with protein MSHIAYYRVSTTDQSIEAQRAALAQGQKIDREFKDEGVSGAVLAADRAGFRALLDYIREGDTLHVYAVDRLGRDAIDVQSTIRALLAKGVTVEIRGLGQIAKGVGELIIAVLAQIADMERQRIRERTATGRELARATLAATGKTHRGKESLGRPTIGDAETVRAWRTEHSASIRQTAEHFKLSESTVKRYCSAA; from the coding sequence ATGAGCCACATTGCGTATTACCGAGTATCGACCACAGACCAAAGCATTGAAGCCCAACGTGCGGCACTGGCCCAAGGACAGAAGATAGACAGGGAGTTTAAGGACGAGGGTGTATCGGGTGCCGTGCTTGCCGCAGATAGGGCAGGATTCCGCGCCCTGCTCGATTACATCCGGGAGGGAGATACTCTGCATGTGTACGCAGTTGACCGGCTAGGCCGGGATGCCATTGACGTACAGAGCACAATCCGCGCCTTGCTTGCTAAGGGCGTGACCGTAGAAATTCGGGGCCTAGGCCAGATCGCGAAGGGTGTCGGGGAATTGATTATTGCCGTTCTTGCTCAGATCGCTGATATGGAGCGCCAACGCATCCGGGAGCGTACCGCCACAGGCCGGGAGTTAGCCCGTGCGACCCTCGCTGCGACGGGCAAGACTCACCGGGGCAAAGAAAGCCTTGGCAGGCCAACGATTGGAGATGCCGAAACAGTCCGGGCATGGCGCACCGAGCACAGCGCCAGCATTAGACAGACAGCCGAGCACTTCAAACTGTCTGAGTCCACCGTGAAGCGGTACTGCTCTGCCGCTTGA
- the trfA gene encoding plasmid replication initiator TrfA encodes MPATASKPKSLSEVLLKIEATIANRKKKTAAGQAEMAFGDSEGLAGADTMRGEVEDALDIIQLPLWENQVRGLPNPLARSALFSVARQNEPRQHLKERPITSVKGVEIFYTGEELRQDDEDVFLNLVHLARSQPLGHEVSFTAYSMLKSMGWPTSSPSYERLRLCILRLTANAVEIRFDAGSGKRGYGGTLVQEFTFKDEEDRHWKVRLNPKLITLFASDAYTQLDWRQRLKLRSPLAKWLHGFYFTHREPFGYKVETLKGLCGSSAHQLYHFRNGLKKALDLLVEEGFLKSWRIDPVTDVVTVMRATRAQALQ; translated from the coding sequence ATGCCTGCCACCGCCTCCAAGCCCAAATCGCTCAGCGAAGTGCTCCTCAAGATCGAGGCCACGATCGCCAACCGAAAGAAAAAGACGGCGGCCGGGCAGGCGGAAATGGCATTTGGCGACAGCGAGGGGCTAGCTGGTGCCGATACGATGCGCGGCGAGGTCGAGGATGCGCTGGACATCATTCAGCTGCCGCTGTGGGAAAACCAGGTGCGCGGATTGCCGAACCCGCTGGCGCGCTCGGCCCTCTTCAGCGTGGCGCGCCAGAACGAGCCGCGCCAGCACCTGAAGGAGCGGCCAATCACCTCAGTCAAGGGCGTGGAGATTTTCTATACCGGGGAAGAGCTGCGGCAGGACGACGAAGACGTGTTCCTGAACCTGGTGCATCTGGCGCGCAGCCAGCCGCTGGGCCATGAAGTGTCGTTCACGGCGTACTCGATGCTCAAGTCGATGGGCTGGCCGACCTCGTCGCCGTCCTACGAAAGGCTGCGCCTGTGCATCCTGCGGCTGACCGCGAACGCCGTCGAGATCCGTTTCGATGCCGGTTCCGGCAAGCGCGGCTACGGCGGCACGCTGGTGCAGGAATTCACGTTCAAGGATGAGGAAGACCGTCACTGGAAGGTGCGCCTCAATCCGAAGCTGATCACGCTGTTTGCGTCCGACGCCTACACCCAGCTCGACTGGCGCCAGCGCCTGAAGCTGCGCTCGCCGCTGGCGAAATGGCTGCACGGGTTCTACTTCACGCACCGCGAGCCGTTCGGCTACAAGGTCGAAACGCTCAAGGGATTGTGCGGCTCGTCCGCGCACCAGCTTTACCACTTCCGCAACGGCTTGAAAAAGGCGCTGGATCTGCTGGTGGAAGAAGGCTTCCTGAAATCCTGGCGCATCGATCCGGTCACGGACGTGGTTACCGTCATGCGGGCCACGCGCGCCCAAGCATTGCAGTAA